The DNA region CAAGATTCCATGAACAAAAACCCAACAACGACAAATATTAAACATTCTTCAGCCAAGATAAGCTATCCCCGGCCTCTATGTCAATgattgccatgcaacaacgacATGCAGCCACTCTAACTATTGTGCTAGTTTGGATAGCGCGTTTCTACGAAAGCTAATGCGCCCTGTTTTTTCTACCTATAAAAAATAAGTGACTCATGACTTAAGCTACAAACTCATAAcgatccgggtgtaactgaaacttgttgTAAGTCATAGGTGAAATGCACGTAACTTGTACAGAAACTCCAAAATATCTTCCAAAGGGGGGGGATTTAAATATGGGAAACATGACGCAGACTCCCTCGTTACCACAACGGTGGTTTCTCGTGACACAACCAAGACAATGGCCCTACTTCCAGTCTCCTAGTTCTAGTCAAAACAAAACTTTTCTCTATTATCGTTGCTTGTCTGTGATGGCAATAAAACTCACGTTCGAACACAGAACACATTATTTCACTTGACTTTATTTCATTTGACTGACATTGACAGTACCTAGCTAGCACAGGCCTACATAGAAAGTTAATGGGCTAAGGTTTGCAAGCTAGATAGGACTGTGGTTAAACGTGTATTGTTGTaaactaacctgaaataacataaaaacGGCTCTATTGTCATTGCTTGTGTATGATACAAATAAAACACGCTTTCGGACATAAACCATTCAATTCAGCATGTTACCCGACCTAACTAGCCAACGTTTGCACAGTAATGGGAAGTGATGTTCGCTAGCTAGTGATTTtgtacacacaaactaacaagCTGTTTGCAGCTCCTTACgcgtggtctgaagcagtcgtaACTTTTTTTGTTCAATTACGTTAAACAGACTTGCGCATCATTTGACTTACAAGCGCATCTTTTTTAGGATTGGCTTACGATATGCGTAAGGTCTGAGACCAGCTAATGTGTGCTTCGAGTTATCGTCAATTAGGTAAAAGCAGGAGATGAGCGCTTCACTGATGAAACCGAATCAAAGAGACATTTTGCAAAGTGGTGTTTTTGCAACTTAAGTGTAGAAATTCAgcaaaactgttaccttactttcaaaaACAACTCCGTGGGGAAAAGGTCTAAACGACCACACTGCATCCACGAGAACAACAAGTCATAACTTTATGTATATTCCCTGTTCGTCGTCATTGGCTGGATTCATGCTGACGTACACATCACGTGGTGTAGTGGTCGGGATAGTGTTTTGACCACAGCATGTCAAATGCAGTTAGTGAGACAGACGTTTTACAGACAAGGTAAAGGAGTTTCATTCGTTACaacatcaaacaaataaacttATCTTAACTAATAGTTTTCTGTTAATGTCAACATTGCAACATAGGTTAGTATGATTAggctattagtatttgtaaactcctCTCATAATACTTATGTCAATCATGATCATTAATGTGCGATTGAGTGACACAATCAACACCACATTAAGCAACATCAAAACTTTGTAtttgactgtcactacaaacacactaactaatactccattacaTTGCATCCACATGAAttactgttttctgcctataccACCACTTCATGtgtcttttataagacacctggAATCAAACcgtcgccatttcaatatacttttgaaattcaaaaatctgttcgcaattcctctcaagcaacccctcaagatcattttagtgcttatatgacatgatttcgatacactgtctaggagaagtgtttcaaaatatgtgatgtgcaaaaatcctAATCCTAACtcattcttctaagattcactatacaATTTAAAACTAGTCGGGGATCTAACCGGCAACCCTACaattacaagccccaagccctagccagtaggccacggctgccccaagactgtgtgtgtgtgtgtgtgtgtgtgtgtgtgtgtgtgtgtgtgtgtgtgtgtgtgtgtgtgtgtgtgtgtgtgtgtgtgtgtgtgtgtgtgtgtgtgtgtgtgtgtgtgtgtgtgtgtgtgttgtagcaagcgggggaggagagagagacatccagctgggagagaggggaaagtgtgaagaactgtggggggaaggaaagagacaaggaggaggagagtgggtgagccacagtgagggagcaagtaatgtaacacgcgcgggcagcaaggagcggataggagagaccatagtcatatgaaaacctaaataactcactttctgttaatgtggtttacgtcaaaattgcagcataggttgatatgattatcattattcatcaactcgcttcaaaatattttagctgaaactgtgtccaccacaatcattaatgcgcttttaaaaaacacaaaaaacaccaaattcaaaactttgtatatgactgtcactacaaacacactaactaatactccatcaaatttcatccaaattagtcactgttttctgcctataacaccaactttttgtttcttttataagacacctagattcaaaccttcgccatttcaatatacttttgaaattcaaaaatctggtcgcaattcctctcgggcaacccctcaagatcattttagtgcttaaatgacatgatttcgataaaccgtctaggagaagtgtttcaaaatacatgacgtgcaaaaatcataatcataatcataactcaaattcttcttagattcactatattgtttaaatgtaaaagttgttcagattcataaaacacacatgtctaccaaatttagttcattttcgtgtatgtatgtgtcaaccacaacagacaacacgctaggtggcgctatactgcccctgagccacaccctaggccagagctttggttctgagtagcgttaccaattccacacgtagctgccaaatttcaagagttttagagcatgccaagttggtgaaaaaaggagttaggtaagacggaaaaaactataataataatctgagcaaaaacaatagggccttgcacctacggtgcagccactttcagtggccgcacctcggtgctcgggccctaaatatagccgcaagcggcgatggcgggcccgagcacctgcggtgcggagacctgtgacatttcggaatctaacaaagcagcatgtgcgtgttggtgggcatgtgcatgagcaacacacataccaaccaaatttggtcaattttcctgaatgtatgtgtcaaccacaacagacaacacgctaggtggcgctatagagtccctaagccacaccctcggccagagctctgtctctgaataactatagcaataacacacatgcccaacaaatttggttaatttgggtgaatgtacgtgtcaaacaaaacagacaatgtgctaggtggcgttatagagtccctaagccacaccctagggcagagctctatctctgactatccatagcaataacgcacaagcccaccaaatttggttcattttcgtaaatgtgtgtgtcaaccacaacagacaatgcgctaggtggcgttatacagtcccgaagacacccttggccagagtgctgtctctgaatagctatagcaataacacatatgccaaccaaatttggttcatttttgtgaatgtatgtgtcaaccacaacagacaatgcactaggtggcgctatagagtccttaagccacacccgaggccagagctctgtctctgaataactatagcaataacacacatgcccacaaaatttggttcattttcgtgaatgtttatgtcaaccacaacagacaacgcactaggtggcgctatagagtccctatgccacaccctctgccaaagctctgtctctgactagccatagcaataacacacaagtccaccaaattcggttcattttggtgaatgtacgtgtcaaccacaaaagataacgtgcttctaggtggcgctatagagtcccaaagccacaccttaggccagagctctgtctctgactagcagaagcaattccacatgtagctgccaaattaaatccaattcataaccttttttctgcctataacaccaacttcctgtttcttaataaaacgccataattcaaaccttcgccatttcgatatacttttgaaattcaaaaatctggtcgcaaatcctctcgggcaacccctcaagatcattttagtgcttatatgacatgatttcgataaaccgtctaggagaagtgtttcaaaatacatgatgtgcaaaaatcataatcataatcataactcaaatatgtttaagattcactatgtagtgtaaatgtaaaaggtgttcagattcatgcaacacatctgcctaccaaatttggttcattttcgtgcatgcacgtatcaaccacaacagacagcgcggtaggtggcgctatagagtccctgggccacacccttggccagagctctgtctctgagtagcgttaccaattccacatctaactgccaagtttcaagagttttagagcatgccaagttggtgaaaaaaggccaaacatgacctgtaagaggattccacagacataataataataataataataataatctgagcagaagcaatagggccttgcacctacggtgcagccgctgctacagcggccgcacctcggtgctcgggccctaataataataataataatctgtacaaaaacaatagggccttgcacctacggtgcagccactttcagtggccgcacctcggtgctcgggccctaataataataataatctgagcaaaaacaatagggccttgcacctacggtgcagccactttcagtggccgcacctcggtgctcgggccctaaatatagtaATGTGTTTTAAAAAGTTTTATTGTCTTTCTTTAGCAAATCATCAAGAAATCAACACAGATAAGATGAGATGTGCTGGGGAGATGGAAGGTCATCATAGTAAACATGGAAAGAGCTTTCATAAGAGGAATCACCTGAAGTCACACCAGaccatccacacaggagaacagccgtatcagtgcactacatgtgggaagagtttcaagacAAAGGCGAAGGTCAccatccatcagcgcacacatactggagaaaagccatatcagtgcactgactgtggaaacaCTTTTAGTCGTAGATCTAGcctcaagacacaccagaggatccatactggtgaaaagccatatcagtgcactacctGTGGGAAGAGATTCAGGGAGAGCAGTTCTCTTACTAAACAtaagcgcacacatacaggagaaaagccatatcagtgcactacatgtgggaaaagtttCAGGACTAAGATAGAGGTCACCTTTCATCAgcccacacatacaggagaaaaaccatatcagtgcactgactgtgggaagggttttagtcaaatgagcaatctcaagaaacaccagagtatccacacaggagaaaagccatatcagtgcactacatgtgggaagagtttcaggACTAAGATAGAGGTCACcatacatcagcacacacatacaggagaaaagccatatcagtgcactacatgtgggaagagtttcaagactaagagagaggtcaccatccatcagcgcacacatactggagaaaagccatatcagtgcactgactgtggaaaggtttTTAGTCAAACATCTAGCCTGAAGGCACACCAGACCATCCACACAgaagaaaagccatatcagtgcactacatgtgggaagagtttcaagacAAAGGTGAAGGTCAccatccatcagcgcacacatactggagaaaagccatatcagtgcactgactgtggaaacaCTTTTAGTCGTATATCTaacctcaagacacaccagaggatccatactggtgaaaagccatatcagtgcactacatgtgggaagagataCAGGGAGAGCGGTTCTCTTACTAaacatcagcgcacacatacaggagaaaagccatatcagtgcactgactgcggaaagggtttcagtcaaatgagcagtctcaagacacaccagatgactcacacaggagaaaagccatatcagtgcactgactgcggaaagagtattagtcaaatgagcagtcTCAAGGCACACGAGAGTatccatacaggagaaaagccatatcagcgcactacatgtgggaaaagtttCAGGACTAAGATAGAGGTCACcttacatcagcacacacatacagaagaaaagccatatcagtgcactgactgcggaaagggttttagtcaaatgagcagtcTCAAGGCACACCAGAGTATCCATACAGGACAAAAGCCATATCGGTGCATtacatgtgggaaaagtttCAGGACTAAGAGAGAGGTGAccatccatcagcgcacacatacaggagaaaaaccatatcagtgcactgactgtgggaagggttttagtcaaatgagcagtctcaaggcacaccagagtatccacactggagaaaagccatatcagtgcactacatgtgggaaaagtttCAGGACTAAGATAGAGGTCACcttccatcagcacacacatacaggagaaaagccatatcagtgcaccgactgtggaaagggttttagtcaaatgagccatctcaagagacaccagagtatccatacaggaaaaaagccatatcagtgcactgactgtggaaaggcttttactttaatgagcagtctcaagagtcaccagagtatccatacagggaaaaagccatatcagtgcaaaACATGTGGGAAAAGTTTCAGGACTAAGACAGAGGTCACtgtccatcagcgcacacatacaaaagataagccatatcagtgcactgactatGGAAAGGTTTTTACTTTAATGAGCTATCTCAAGAAACACCAGATGATCCATAGATTTTAGGACCCATCAGAATGACACATTAAATGATGAATTGACTAAAAGGTTTGCAGATGTATAACAGTTCAGGGTTTACTGATGAGTCACAGTTCAGGGTTTACTGATGAGTCACAGTTCAGGGTTTGCTGCATGAATCAGATCTCAGGATTTACCAGAGGGCACACGTATGCAATTAAGAGAAACTCACCATTTGATCTTAAAATgaaaattatatttttttctagaaTTCATCAGAAATTATTGGAAAATCATAATGTTTTTGCTGTTGAACAATAAACTGAATGAACGCAAAATCAGAAGATAAATGACAGCAGAGATCCTGGAATAAACTACAACGCTCATGTCAGATTAACTTTCATCATGAAAGTTGCTTTGATAATAACTGAGTTTACCATTGTATATTAATGTCTTGAATACGTTCAACACTGCATGCATGTCCATGACAAGGTATctcaccatgttttttttttttaaataaactttgtTTTATCTGAAATGGCATTTTGCATAGAAAATTTTTTTAAAAGCGATTACTCACAAGAtatcactcacatacaaacacaaaatagcAATTTTGGTGTTTTCAGTGTGGAAGAAATTAATATATTTCTACATCACAAACTGCAAAAGAACTATAATAGAGTGGTTTGatcattcattttaaaataaatgtaccCTTACAAAGGGTTTATGAATGCTTTGTAAGGAGCTCATTAATGACAAGAACACTTT from Sardina pilchardus chromosome 1, fSarPil1.1, whole genome shotgun sequence includes:
- the LOC134078372 gene encoding zinc finger protein OZF-like — translated: MSGFTGPTLLPVPVKEIKEEEFDDFLQEYLSTVQKENPGPDLVCKTETNMSDIMDIKEEEEADVREHGQTDSSPTANHQEINTDKMRCAGEMEGHHSKHGKSFHKRNHLKSHQTIHTGEQPYQCTTCGKSFKTKAKVTIHQRTHTGEKPYQCTDCGNTFSRRSSLKTHQRIHTGEKPYQCTTCGKRFRESSSLTKHKRTHTGEKPYQCTTCGKSFRTKIEVTFHQPTHTGEKPYQCTDCGKGFSQMSNLKKHQSIHTGEKPYQCTTCGKSFRTKIEVTIHQHTHTGEKPYQCTTCGKSFKTKREVTIHQRTHTGEKPYQCTDCGKVFSQTSSLKAHQTIHTEEKPYQCTTCGKSFKTKVKVTIHQRTHTGEKPYQCTDCGNTFSRISNLKTHQRIHTGEKPYQCTDCGKGFSQMSSLKAHQSIHTGEKPYQCTTCGKSFRTKIEVTFHQHTHTGEKPYQCTDCGKGFSQMSHLKRHQSIHTGKKPYQCTDCGKAFTLMSSLKSHQSIHTGKKPYQCKTCGKSFRTKTEVTVHQRTH